From Caretta caretta isolate rCarCar2 chromosome 14, rCarCar1.hap1, whole genome shotgun sequence, the proteins below share one genomic window:
- the RNF39 gene encoding RING finger protein 39 yields MEGRGPVAELQRSTICPICRGPFKDPVLLDCDHSYCRACITGQWERERAGVLSCPQCQQVFERRSLRTHVKLAVEVKIAQNLKAKMAQEALAPKRRRQRGGWIPVSVMPEGQGVGKICR; encoded by the coding sequence ATGGAAGGCCGGGGACCGGTGGCAGAGCTGCAGCGCTCCACCATCTGCCCTATCTGCAGGGGTCCCTTCAAGGACCCGGTGCTGCTGGACTGTGACCACAGCTACTGCCGAGCCTGCATCACGGGCCAGTGGGAACGGGAGAGGGCGGGGGTGCTGTCCTGCCCCCAGTGCCAGCAGGTCTTCGAGCGGCGCAGCCTGCGCACCCACGTCAAACTGGCCGTGGAGGTCAAGATCGCCCAGAACCTCAAAGCCAAGATGGCCCAGGAGGCCCTGGCGCCCAAGCGCCGCCGGCAGCGCGGTGGCTGGATCCCGGTGTCGGTCATGCCAGAGGGGCAG